The Impatiens glandulifera chromosome 3, dImpGla2.1, whole genome shotgun sequence genome contains a region encoding:
- the LOC124929883 gene encoding ABC transporter G family member 34-like — MLEVSSTSWRNPQYNAIRFVVTIGIAILFGIIFWGEGDNLKQQQDLRNLLGAMYAAIFFLGATNTCTVQPIVAIERTVFYREKAAGMYSALPYAFAQVAIETIYVMIQTFLYSLILYTMIGFPLSATKFLFLWFYYFVFMSDFLVPVAMGHVVHVGWVLMFLFVFVYGIKFLNFQRR, encoded by the exons ATGCTAGAAGTGAGTTCAACCTCTTGGAGAAATCCACAATACAACGCCATTAGATTCGTTGTCACAATTGGAATCGCGATTCTCTTTGGAATCATTTTTTGGGGGGAAGGAGATAATCT GAAACAACAACAAGATTTAAGGAACTTGTTAGGTGCAATGTATGCAGCAATCTTCTTCTTGGGAGCAACCAACACTTGCACCGTTCAACCAATTGTCGCGATAGAAAGAACTGTTTTCTATCGCGAGAAAGCAGCTGGGATGTACTCTGCACTACCCTATGCATTTGCTCAg GTGGCTATTGAGACGATTTATGTGATGATACAAACGTTCTTATATAGTTTGATCTTGTACACGATGATTGGATTCCCATTGAGTGCGACCAAGTTCTTGTTCTTGTGGTTCTACTACTTCGTGTTCATGTCCGACTTCCTTGTGCCGGTTGCAATGGGCCATGTGGTCCATGTCGGTTGGGTGTTAATGTTCTTATTTGTCTTTGTGTATGGAATTAAGTTCCTCAACTTCCAAAGGAGATAA